A single window of Periplaneta americana isolate PAMFEO1 chromosome 14, P.americana_PAMFEO1_priV1, whole genome shotgun sequence DNA harbors:
- the LOC138713415 gene encoding membrane protein BRI3 produces the protein MALPQEYEKPPPYSPQPPAFSQSVGGQLPPGYQPYQGPSAPLPAGYTSTYGATTVTVHPQEIIIVGACPACRVGVLEDDFTCLGIFCAIFFFPLGILCCLALKNRRCSNCGAYFG, from the exons ATGGCACTTCCTCAAGAATATGAAAAACCGCCACCTTATTCTCCGCAACCGCCTG CTTTTTCGCAGAGTGTTGGAGGGCAGCTACCACCAGGTTATCAGCCATATCAGGGTCCTTCAGCACCTTTACCAGCAGGTTATACTTCTACTTATGGTGCCACAACTGTTACTGTTCATCCACAGGAAATCATCATTGTTGGCGCCTGTCCAGCTTGTAGG GTTGGAGTTCTAGAAGATGACTTCACTTGCCTTGGTATATTTTGtgcaattttcttctttcctcttggAATTCTATGCTGTCTCGCATTGAAGAATAGACGATGTTCCAATTGTGGCGCATATTTCGGTTAA